Genomic DNA from Modestobacter versicolor:
CCGCCGAAGAAGCAGGTCGACCCCAACCGGTACCGGCCGCCGGCACCGGACCGGATCCTCGAGTCCGGCAGCAGCAAGGCCCGCGTCATCGACATGTGATCCTCAGCGGGCCCCGGGCCGCCCCACCACGGTGGCGGCCCGGCCCAGCCCGGCCTCGAGGGCCTCGGCGGGATCGGGCCGGCCGCCGGTCGCCGTCCACACCGAGAGCACCCCGGCGGTGAAGGCGTCCCCGGCGCCGGTCGTGTCGACGACGTCGGCCGGGTGCGCCGGCCGGTGGAGCAGCAGCTCGCCGGCCGCCCACAGCGCGCCGTCGGCGCCCAGGCTCACCACCACGACCGGGTGCCGCTCGGCCAGCACCCGGGCGGCCTCCGCCGGGTCGGTGCACCCGGTCAGCAGCCGCGCCTCGTCGGCGTTGGGCAGCAGCAGCGTGGCCGCGGCGGTGTCGGCCAGCCACCGGTCGACCCCGTACCACCGCAGCGGGCCGGTCGAGGCCGGGTCGACCGAGACCGTGCAGCCCGCGTCGCGGGCCGCGGCCAGCGCGGCGAGCCCGGCCGCCCGGGGGCCGTCGTCCAGCAGCGTGTAACCGGACAGGTGCAGGTGCCCACCGCGGGCGGGGACCGGCACGTCCGCCGGCCGCAGCGCCAGGTTCGCGCCCCGGTCGGCGAGCATG
This window encodes:
- a CDS encoding PfkB family carbohydrate kinase, with translation MTAPRVVVVGDVCTDVVALLAGEPSPGSDRPAAIATRGGGAGANVAAHLAALRTPVVLAGCVGDDVPGQALSRDLADGGVTLAVRTVPGAATGTIISLVEPGGERSMLADRGANLALRPADVPVPARGGHLHLSGYTLLDDGPRAAGLAALAAARDAGCTVSVDPASTGPLRWYGVDRWLADTAAATLLLPNADEARLLTGCTDPAEAARVLAERHPVVVVSLGADGALWAAGELLLHRPAHPADVVDTTGAGDAFTAGVLSVWTATGGRPDPAEALEAGLGRAATVVGRPGAR